The Meiothermus ruber DSM 1279 genome includes the window CAGCGTGATAGACGCCGATTCTTTGGAAATCCAGGGGAGCCGCATCCGCCTGTGGGGGGTGGACGCCGTGGAGAGCAGCCAGACCTGTTTGGACGCTCGTGGGAGGGTATGGCCCTGTGGACGGCGGGCTACTTTTGCTTTGTCGGACTTTCTGGGACAGAGGACGGTGTATTGCGTTCGGAAGGGTACCGATCGGTATAGACGGATGTTAGCGGTGTGCAGCGTGGGGGGCGTAGAGATCAACCGCTGGTTGGTGGAGCAGGGATGGGCACTTTCTTATACTCGGTATGAAGGCGCGGTCTATCTTGACAGCCAAAAACGGGCCAAAGCCGCCCGGCGAGGCATCTGGCAGGGGAGTTTTCAAGAACCCTGGACATACCGCGCCAATCCTGCCAACCCACCCAGCGCCGGGGCGCCGCGACCCTCGAAGCCCTCCTCGGACATCTACTACCGCAACTGCGCTGAAGCTAGGGCGGCAGGTGCTGCGCCGATCTATCGGGGTCAGCCGGGATATCGGCCAGGATTGGATCGGAATGGCGACGGGGTGGCGTGCGAACGCTGAACATTTGCTCGTGTTGCAAGGGCGCAGGCGACGCGAGGAGGGCGCATAACCCAAGGGCCGCTCCTCCCGCAAGACGGCGATGGCTTTCATGCCCCTGCGGCTGGTACGGCGACCCCGAGAAACCCTGTAGCTGCACCCCCGCCCAGCGCCAACGCTACGTGAACCGCATCTCTGGCCCGCTGCTCGACCGCTTCGACCTGGTGGTGGAAGTTCCCCGGCTTACACCCCAGGAACTCGCCCGCGCCCCCGAAGGGGAGTCCACCGCAGTTGTTCGAGAACGGGTGCTGGCGGCCAGGGAAAGGATGCTATCCCGCCAGGGGAAGCCCAACAGCGAACTCTTTGGCCGTACCCTGCGCCAGCACACCGCACTCTCACCATCCTCCGAGGCCCTCTTGCAAGCGGCCACTCAGCGCCTGGCCCTCACCGCAAGAAGCTACGACCGCATCCTGCGGACAGCCCGCACCATCGCCGACCTCTCAGGGGCCGAGCCCATCCAGGAAGCCCACCTGGCCGAGGCGCTGACGTATCGGCGGAGTCTGGGGTAAGGATTGCATGAAACGAGCATCTAATTGCTCACCGAGTTCGTGGCTTTTTGCAGGCCACAACCAACCACCTACAAGGCCAAACCCGCCAACACCGCTAGGCGCACTGCTTTCACCCTTCTCCTCCTAAACATGCCGACCTTACCTTCTCGTGCTGAGGTCGTTCACCATGAAGCGTATGGATCGGGTTTTTTCTTGCCAACTCACCAAGACTCCCACGATCCGCCGATCTGCGGGAGGGGGTGGCTGACCGGGCTTGTTACTGACCCTAAGCGACACCATCTGGCCTAGTTGCACTTGCCGGGGATAGAGGCTAACGTCGTACCCAGAGGACTCAGCGGTGAGCCAGAACCACTGATTATCAAGAGCAAGGTCGGCGGCCTCGGTCTTGCTCAGGGTGAAATAGAAGATATCGCTATCGAAATGTTTGGTGACCACCCAGTAGCCGTCACTCTCCAAAATGGAGCGGGAGTATGTGCCGTCCACCACCTCGGCCTCGATGGGGTAAGCCGGGTACACCAAGCTGCACGCGCTTAGGCTAAGGGTCAGCATTATCAAGGTCGCAGCTCTCACAACGCCTCCTTAGAGACAAGGGGTGAGCCCAACTCCGTGCCAGCACCTGGAAAACTCGGGCAGCAGGGGGGTTTCGGGGACAATTACGCCTTGGGGAATGACGTCTCCGCTCAGGCTAACCCCCAGGATGTTGACTCCTGCCAAGACTCTGCCATCCAGCCCGCCGTAGATTCCCGCCCGCAAGCGGATCACGGGCTGGTTGGGGTCTTGACTTTACATCTTACTTAGAAGCACACTTAAATGCACCCAAGAGCGTGTATACTCGAAACACCATGCCCCGCATGACCATCGAAATTGACGAAGCCCTGCTGGAAGAGGCCCGCCGGGTGCTGGGGGTGCGCACCAAACGGGAAGCCATCGAGCGGGCCTTGCAGGAGCTGGTGCGCCAGCAGCGCCGCCGGGGCATCCGGGCCCACGCCGGGCGGGTGGAGCTCGAGCTCACCCAGGAAACCCTGCGCGCGCTGCGGGAGTCCCGCTAGTGGCCCGCATCTTGGTAGATACATCGGCCTGGATTGAGTTTTATCACCCCAAGGGTGCCCGCCAGGTCAAGCAAGCCCTGGGTAACGCCCTGGAGGTACATGAGATCGCGGTCATAGCGCCGATTGCCGTGGAACTTCTGTCCGGCGCAAAGAGCGAGAAAGACTACGGTCTTCTCGCCGCTGATCTGCAGGCCCTGCTCTGGCTACCCTTGGGAAGCGAAGAGGCGGGGGTGGCTGGCAAGCTGGCCTACGATCTGGCCCGTTCCGGCCAACGGGTACCCACGGTGGACTTGCTGATCGCCGGATCGGCCTTGGTGCATGGCTGCGAACTGTGGCACTTTGGCGATGCCCACTTTGCGACCATCGCGGGCCATAGCCCCCTGCAGGAACACAACCTCAAAAGCGCCTAGCCCTTTCCCCACTCACCCACCTCCAGGCCGTCCCGCTGCTCACCCCATACTTCCTCGCCAGGCTGCGGGCACTGGCCCCTGTCCGGCGGTGCTCCTCCACCAACAAAGCTCGTAGCTCTACCTTGCCCACCGGCCCCGGTTTTTGTCGAGGAAGAAAGTAGGTCATGTTACCTTGAATACCCCGATTGCCCTGCACACGCCTGCCCCTGCGGCCACCACGGCGACCCCCAGAAGCAGTGCGTCTGCACCCCCACCCAGCGCCTGCGCTACGTGGGTCGCATCTCGGGCCCCCTGCTCGACCGCTTCGACCTGGTGGTGGAAGTACCCCGGCTCACCCCGGAGGAGCTGGCCCGAGCGCCGGAAGGCGAGCCCACTGCCGTGGTCAGAGAAAGGGTGCTGGCGGCCCGGGGGCGGATGCAAGCCCGCCAGGGAAAACTCAACAGCGAGCTATTCGGCCGGGCCCTGCGGCAGCACACCGCGCTGTCCCCCTCCGGTGAGGCCCTCTTGCAGGCGGCTACCCAGCGCCTGGCGCTCAGTGCCCGCAGCTACGACCGCATCCTGCGGGTGGCGCGCACCATTGCCGACCTGGCAGGGGCCGAGCACATCCAGGAGGCCCACCTGGCCGAGGCGCTGGCGTATCGGAGGAGCCTGGGGTAAAGCGGGGCGATCGTTCGAGGGCGTTTGAGCTTTAAAGATGAGCTACAATTTCCGCTCTACCCAGCTCGACATAGCGGTACGTGTTCAGCAACTCGCAAAGCACGTCGAGCTGCTCCAGGAAGAGGGCCTCTAGAACTTGGTTCGAGATGTTTCCGGTGGAGACCAGGAGCAGCTTGTAGGGTTCACCCCGCAGGATCAGGCTCTGGATGAAGTCCGCGTCCTTGCTTACCACCACCCGCTTTTCCCTCAGCGAAAGGGCGTTGATCTCGCTATCTTTGGTGGCATTGCCCCGCGGAAGCTCGGAGGTATGCAGGGCATCGTAACCCCGCTCCCGCAAAAGCCGCACTAAGCGAAAGGGCAGGTGCGCGTCCACCAAAAAGCGGATCACGCCACCCTCAGCACCGCCCCTACCTCGCTGAGCTTGGCAGCATACAGCAAGCAGGCCTGGATATCCTCCGGCTCGAGGTCGGGGTAATCGGCCAGAACCTCCTCCGGGGTCATACCCCCCGCCAGGAGCTCCAAGATCACCCGCACCGGGTAGCGCAACCCCCGCACAGTAGGCTGGCCGTGGTTGACCTCGGGCTCGAGGGTAATGCGCTGAAGCAGGGCCGATGGGTTCGTCACGGCTTCAGTCTAGCACGCCCCATAGCCGGTACTTGCTATACTCCCTCCATGGACGCCCTGGCCCTCTACACCCAGGGCCGCTACTGGGAGGCCCTCTTGCTGGCCCAGCAACAAGCCCGGGTGCAGGCTGTGGCCCTGTCGCTGCTGGCGCTGGGCCAGGTAGCCGAGGCCCAGGCCCTGCTGGAGAGCTGGCAGCCCCAAGAGAGCGTCGCCCAGGCCGAACGCCTCGCGCTCCTGGGCTTCGCGGCTTTCCGCAAGGGCGATCCTGCCACCTACCGCCGGTGGGCCCTGGCCGCCGCGCAGATTGTCCAGACCCCCCTCACGCTCTACCACCTGGGCCTCTCGCTGCCGCCCGCCGATGGACTCCTGGCCCTGCAAGCGGCGCTTGACCGCTGCGAGGGCCCACCCGAGGAACAGGCCCGCCTGGCCTATGCCCTGGCCCGCACCTATAGGCGGCTGGGCTGCTTGACCGAGGCTCTTTCCTACGCCAGCCGGGCCGTCCTGCAAGCCCCGGAGCAGCCCCACTACCGGCTGGAGGAGCTCACCCTTTTGGCCCTGGCGGGGGAGGAGCCCCTCCCCGCCCTGGAACGATCCCTGCCGCCCCTGCTGGCCCACGCAGCCCCCGGGGTGCGCTACTACGCCCTCTGGCTCAGCCTGCTCCTGCAAGGGATGCAGGGCCAGGAAAGCCCCGAACTCCTGGAAGCCCTCCTGCGGCAGAACTCCAGCCCCCACCAGCCCTACGACCTGCCCCTGCTGGTGCTGCTCTTCAAGCACCGCCCCTCGGCCCGGCCCCTTCTTTCCCGCTGGCTCCGCGCGGCGGCCGCCGGATCTTCCCCCGACCCCCTGCCCCAGGCCCTCCAGTCGCTGGCCCAGGGCCTCTGGCACTACCCCCGCCCGGAGGCCCGCCCGCTCCTGGAAGCTGCCCTCCCCACCCTGCAGACCGAGTGGGCCGAGGAGGCCCTGCGGGCCGCCGCCCACCTCGCAGCTCTGGAAGGAGCCCCCCTCCCCGAGCCCTACCGCCGGATGGCCCAGGCCCTCCGGCCTGAGGCCAGGGCCCTCTTCCTGCCGCCCGAACTCCCCCCACCCGCCACCCCCTACCTGCGCACCCTGGGGGCGGCTCACCTGGAGGGCTTCCCTGCCCTCAGGCCCCGCAGCCTGGAACTCCTCACCCTGCTGCTGGCCCACCCCGAAGGCCTCTCGGGCGAGGCCCTGGCCCGGGCCCTCTACCCCGCGCCCAACCCCCAGGCCCTCAAGAGCGAGCTCTGCCGCCTGCGCCAGCAGGGCTTCGAAGTCCAGCCCCGCCCCTACCGGCTTTGCACCCCCATCGAGGCCGACTTCCTAAAGCTCCAGGAAGCCCTGCAACACCACCGCCTGGCCGAGGCCCTCAGCCTC containing:
- a CDS encoding excalibur calcium-binding domain-containing protein: MLRLLTCFLFALSLALAQDTVAGRASVIDADSLEIQGSRIRLWGVDAVESSQTCLDARGRVWPCGRRATFALSDFLGQRTVYCVRKGTDRYRRMLAVCSVGGVEINRWLVEQGWALSYTRYEGAVYLDSQKRAKAARRGIWQGSFQEPWTYRANPANPPSAGAPRPSKPSSDIYYRNCAEARAAGAAPIYRGQPGYRPGLDRNGDGVACER
- a CDS encoding PIN domain-containing protein — protein: MARILVDTSAWIEFYHPKGARQVKQALGNALEVHEIAVIAPIAVELLSGAKSEKDYGLLAADLQALLWLPLGSEEAGVAGKLAYDLARSGQRVPTVDLLIAGSALVHGCELWHFGDAHFATIAGHSPLQEHNLKSA
- a CDS encoding type II toxin-antitoxin system VapB family antitoxin → MPRMTIEIDEALLEEARRVLGVRTKREAIERALQELVRQQRRRGIRAHAGRVELELTQETLRALRESR
- a CDS encoding DUF433 domain-containing protein, which produces MTNPSALLQRITLEPEVNHGQPTVRGLRYPVRVILELLAGGMTPEEVLADYPDLEPEDIQACLLYAAKLSEVGAVLRVA
- a CDS encoding DUF5615 family PIN-like protein translates to MIRFLVDAHLPFRLVRLLRERGYDALHTSELPRGNATKDSEINALSLREKRVVVSKDADFIQSLILRGEPYKLLLVSTGNISNQVLEALFLEQLDVLCELLNTYRYVELGRAEIVAHL